Proteins encoded by one window of Bradyrhizobium sp. B097:
- a CDS encoding SDR family oxidoreductase: MPRLDGKTALVTGAATGIGRATASLLALSGARVVLFGLGDAELQAAAAECGGQAVHGDVTRPDDIAKAVAACGAWLDIVVNAAGLIVPDQPASVSDEVWARTLDVNLTGTMRVCRASLPLLRQRGGAIVNIASVAAFNASPDSASYAASKAAVVAYTRSLAYAHGADGIRANAVAPGWVRTPMSAYEMQLLADQNGTTAETEFRGVERRIALGRMAEPAEIAACCLFLASDEASFVTGAVLVADGGGRSPTQNRAV, translated from the coding sequence ATGCCGCGGCTGGACGGAAAGACCGCGCTGGTGACCGGCGCAGCCACAGGGATCGGCCGGGCCACGGCTTCACTGCTGGCATTGAGCGGCGCGCGCGTCGTGCTGTTCGGGCTCGGCGATGCCGAACTGCAAGCAGCCGCGGCGGAGTGCGGAGGGCAGGCGGTCCACGGCGACGTCACGCGTCCGGACGACATTGCCAAAGCCGTCGCCGCCTGCGGCGCCTGGCTCGATATCGTCGTCAACGCCGCCGGCCTGATCGTGCCGGATCAGCCCGCCAGCGTCTCCGACGAGGTCTGGGCCAGGACGCTTGATGTCAACCTTACGGGAACCATGCGGGTCTGCCGGGCATCCCTGCCGCTGCTCCGGCAGCGCGGCGGCGCGATCGTCAACATCGCCTCGGTTGCGGCGTTCAATGCCAGCCCGGACAGCGCAAGCTACGCCGCCAGCAAGGCGGCCGTCGTCGCCTATACGCGTTCGCTGGCCTACGCCCACGGCGCCGACGGCATCCGCGCCAATGCCGTGGCGCCCGGCTGGGTGCGGACGCCGATGAGCGCCTATGAAATGCAGCTGCTCGCGGACCAGAATGGCACCACCGCCGAGACGGAGTTTCGCGGCGTCGAGCGGCGGATCGCCTTGGGACGGATGGCCGAGCCCGCCGAGATCGCGGCATGCTGCCTGTTCCTGGCTTCCGACGAGGCGTCCTTCGTGACCGGAGCGGTGCTGGTCGCCGATGGCGGCGGCCGCTCGCCGACGCAAAACCGCGCCGTGTAG
- a CDS encoding SDR family oxidoreductase — protein sequence MQALPFNLDGRVAIVTGGGRGIGAAIVRRLAQAGATVVIANRTLDVAEALARELADGGRTARCVPFDRLDRGSLRAMIDDVAAKFGRLDIVVHNAGGCPWASLDEIDEAKLDETLVLNLNASIWLAQAAIPHMRTNGFGRVLVTSSVSARVAMGGGAHYSAAKAGVNAFIRGAAFELARDGITVNGVEAGFIEKPGRGTMSAPENKAKLERFIPMGHMGSADDIACAMLYLASTEAKYVTGQTIVVDGGSTLPETGFAVERQWGLQ from the coding sequence ATGCAGGCGCTTCCGTTCAATCTCGACGGCCGGGTCGCCATCGTCACCGGCGGTGGCAGGGGGATCGGTGCGGCCATTGTCAGGCGCCTTGCGCAGGCGGGTGCGACCGTGGTGATCGCCAACCGGACGCTCGATGTGGCCGAGGCACTGGCGCGCGAACTCGCTGACGGCGGACGAACCGCGCGTTGCGTGCCGTTCGACCGGCTTGATCGCGGCAGCTTGCGTGCGATGATTGACGATGTCGCCGCCAAATTCGGCCGGCTCGATATCGTCGTGCACAATGCCGGCGGTTGTCCGTGGGCCTCGCTTGACGAGATCGATGAAGCGAAGCTCGACGAGACATTGGTGCTGAATCTGAACGCCAGTATCTGGCTCGCGCAGGCTGCGATTCCGCATATGCGTACCAACGGCTTTGGACGCGTTCTCGTGACATCGTCGGTCTCGGCGCGCGTTGCGATGGGCGGCGGCGCGCATTACTCGGCGGCGAAGGCCGGTGTCAACGCGTTCATCCGAGGCGCCGCCTTCGAGCTTGCGCGCGACGGCATCACGGTCAACGGCGTCGAAGCCGGCTTCATCGAGAAGCCCGGCCGCGGCACCATGAGCGCGCCGGAGAACAAGGCAAAGCTCGAGCGCTTCATCCCGATGGGGCACATGGGGAGCGCCGACGACATCGCCTGCGCGATGCTCTATCTCGCCTCCACCGAGGCCAAATATGTCACCGGGCAGACCATCGTCGTCGACGGCGGTTCGACGCTGCCGGAGACCGGGTTTGCCGTCGAACGGCAGTGGGGACTCCAATGA
- a CDS encoding transaminase — translation MTSATTERAGVLNRLLDAEQERFRALHPRSAAAWQDGRQHYLYGGPSHWMRRWAGGFPIYADEAHGAHIRDIDGRDYIDFCLGDTGGMCGHAPEAVTEAALAQLKRGATMMLPTEDSIWVGAELSRRFGPKYWTLTTSATDANRAAIRISRMITGRRKVLVFSGCYHGGVEEAHVEIRDGRVGLRNMIHPNGIDHDAVSRVVEFNDVAALEAALAQGDVACVLTEPLMTNFGMIPVDPGFHQALRDLTRRAGTVLIIDETHTLSCGPGGYTESHGLEPDIFVAGKAIAGGIPAGVFGLSEEIAERLWKLVPHVNPRERQSAHLGFGGTLAGNALTVATMRAVLEKVLTSANYERMIGTATWLAQEARRLIEAAGLPWHVTQIGARGEIMFMPRPPRSGADVIAGRQPDLETLLHAFYMNEGILVTPFHTMLLMCPATSGRDVDKHTAVFAQFIDLLRGAGAI, via the coding sequence ATGACATCAGCAACTACTGAGCGCGCAGGCGTTCTGAACCGCTTGCTCGATGCCGAGCAGGAACGTTTTCGGGCGCTGCACCCGCGCTCGGCGGCGGCCTGGCAGGACGGCCGGCAGCACTACCTCTATGGCGGCCCGTCGCACTGGATGCGGCGCTGGGCCGGCGGTTTTCCGATCTATGCCGATGAGGCGCACGGCGCGCATATCAGGGACATCGACGGCCGCGACTATATCGATTTTTGCCTCGGCGACACCGGCGGCATGTGCGGGCACGCGCCCGAGGCAGTGACGGAAGCCGCGCTGGCCCAGCTCAAGCGTGGCGCGACCATGATGCTGCCGACGGAAGACAGTATCTGGGTCGGCGCCGAGCTGTCGCGTCGCTTCGGCCCGAAGTACTGGACCTTGACGACGTCGGCGACCGACGCCAACCGCGCCGCGATCCGCATCTCGCGCATGATCACCGGACGGCGCAAGGTGCTGGTGTTCTCCGGCTGCTATCATGGCGGCGTCGAGGAGGCGCATGTCGAGATCCGCGACGGCCGCGTCGGCTTGCGCAACATGATCCACCCCAACGGCATCGATCATGACGCCGTGAGCCGGGTGGTCGAGTTCAACGATGTCGCGGCGCTCGAAGCGGCGCTGGCGCAGGGCGATGTCGCCTGCGTGCTGACCGAGCCGCTGATGACGAATTTCGGCATGATTCCGGTCGATCCCGGTTTTCACCAGGCGTTGCGCGACCTGACCCGCCGCGCCGGTACCGTGCTCATCATCGACGAGACCCATACGCTGTCGTGCGGGCCGGGCGGCTACACGGAGAGCCACGGGCTTGAGCCCGACATCTTCGTCGCCGGCAAGGCGATCGCGGGCGGCATCCCCGCCGGCGTGTTCGGTCTGAGCGAGGAGATTGCCGAGCGGCTCTGGAAACTTGTTCCGCACGTCAATCCGCGCGAGCGGCAGTCCGCGCATCTTGGTTTCGGCGGCACGCTTGCCGGCAACGCGCTGACGGTCGCGACCATGCGCGCAGTGCTGGAGAAGGTCCTGACCTCAGCGAATTACGAACGGATGATCGGAACCGCGACCTGGCTCGCGCAGGAGGCGCGCCGGCTGATCGAGGCGGCGGGGCTGCCCTGGCATGTCACCCAGATCGGCGCGCGTGGCGAGATCATGTTCATGCCACGGCCGCCACGCAGCGGCGCCGACGTCATTGCCGGCCGGCAACCCGATCTCGAGACCTTGCTCCATGCGTTCTACATGAACGAGGGCATTCTGGTGACGCCGTTCCACACCATGCTGCTGATGTGTCCGGCGACGTCGGGGCGGGACGTCGACAAGCACACGGCGGTGTTCGCGCAGTTCATCGATCTGCTGCGCGGCGCGGGGGCCATCTGA
- a CDS encoding aldehyde dehydrogenase, whose protein sequence is MQQAQIDLLRSAAIPAQQLFIGGRPAQAIGEVRLDVVSPIDGRVLTTIADGDAADIDLAVKRARQAFEQGSWSRAAPAQRKKVLLRFADLIEQHALEIAVLGVRDNGTEIGMAYKAEPLSAAGTVRYYAEAIDKVYGEIAPTSGDVLGLVHREPLGVVGVIVPWNFPLMIGAWKIGPALAAGNSVVVKPPELASLTLLRLAELASEAGLPDGVLNVVTGRGASAGEALAMHMDVDVVAFTGSGAVGRRLLECSARSNLKRVHLELGGKSPNIVFADVPDIKHAAKVSANGIFRNSGQVCVAGSRLLVQSAIYDRFMDALLDATAKLRVGDPLDLTSDIGAISSQVQLRKNLNAVARAEAQGAKRLIGGEQIRIESGGNFMAPAILAEVTPSMEVWREEVFGPVLAVTRFDGERDATTLANATPYGLASAVWTGSLSTAHRMVRAIKAGVVHVNAYGGADITVPLGGFKQSGFGRDKSLHALDAYTDLKTAWIAL, encoded by the coding sequence ATGCAGCAAGCCCAGATCGATCTGTTACGCTCGGCCGCAATTCCGGCCCAGCAGCTCTTCATCGGCGGACGGCCGGCGCAGGCGATCGGCGAGGTACGGCTCGACGTGGTGTCGCCGATCGACGGCCGGGTGCTGACGACCATTGCAGACGGCGATGCGGCCGATATCGACCTTGCGGTGAAGCGGGCGCGGCAGGCCTTCGAGCAGGGCAGCTGGTCGCGCGCGGCACCGGCGCAGCGCAAGAAGGTGCTGCTGCGGTTCGCCGATCTGATCGAGCAGCACGCACTCGAGATCGCGGTGCTCGGTGTGCGCGACAACGGCACCGAGATCGGCATGGCCTACAAGGCCGAACCGCTGTCGGCGGCCGGCACCGTCAGGTACTACGCCGAGGCGATCGACAAGGTGTATGGCGAGATCGCGCCGACCTCGGGTGACGTGCTCGGGCTCGTGCATCGCGAGCCGCTTGGCGTCGTCGGCGTCATCGTGCCGTGGAATTTCCCGCTGATGATCGGAGCGTGGAAGATCGGTCCCGCGCTCGCCGCTGGAAACTCGGTCGTGGTCAAGCCGCCGGAGCTGGCGTCGCTGACGCTGTTGCGGCTGGCCGAGCTTGCGAGCGAGGCAGGCCTGCCGGACGGCGTGCTCAACGTCGTCACCGGCCGCGGCGCATCGGCCGGCGAGGCGCTCGCGATGCATATGGATGTCGACGTGGTGGCCTTCACCGGCTCGGGCGCGGTCGGCCGGCGGCTCTTGGAATGCTCGGCGCGGTCGAACCTGAAGCGGGTTCATCTCGAGCTTGGCGGCAAGTCGCCCAACATCGTCTTCGCCGATGTGCCCGACATCAAGCATGCGGCCAAGGTCTCCGCGAACGGCATCTTCCGCAATTCGGGCCAGGTCTGCGTGGCCGGCTCACGGCTGCTGGTGCAGTCCGCAATCTATGACCGCTTCATGGATGCGCTGCTCGATGCCACTGCCAAGCTCCGTGTCGGCGATCCCCTCGATCTGACGTCGGATATCGGCGCCATCTCGAGCCAGGTGCAATTGCGCAAGAACCTGAATGCGGTTGCGCGCGCGGAAGCGCAGGGTGCGAAGCGGCTGATCGGCGGGGAGCAGATCCGCATCGAGAGCGGCGGCAACTTCATGGCGCCCGCGATCCTCGCCGAGGTGACGCCATCGATGGAGGTCTGGCGCGAGGAGGTGTTCGGCCCGGTGCTGGCGGTCACGCGGTTCGACGGCGAGCGGGACGCTACGACACTTGCCAATGCGACGCCCTATGGGCTTGCATCGGCGGTGTGGACCGGAAGTCTGTCAACGGCGCATCGCATGGTGCGCGCCATCAAGGCCGGCGTCGTGCACGTCAATGCCTATGGCGGCGCCGATATCACGGTGCCGCTCGGCGGCTTCAAGCAATCCGGCTTTGGACGCGACAAGTCGCTCCACGCCCTCGACGCCTATACCGACCTCAAGACCGCCTGGATCGCGCTATGA
- a CDS encoding Tm-1-like ATP-binding domain-containing protein: MPEITQPRILLIGTGDTKADELLFMSACIARAGGTTIMMDISVLGDPPYQPAHDKHAVASAAQTTIAAIVSSGDENSAMSLMAIGAANLARELAERDAIDGVIAIGGTMGTDLALDVAQALPLGLPKLIVSTVAFSHLIPPERVAADLMMILWAGGLYGLNGTCTAVLSQACGAIVGAAKSAIKPSRDRPVVAITSLGKSCLHYMVELKPQLEQRGYEVVVFHTTGMGGRAMESIAAQGGFAAVLDLSLQEVANQLTGSVVNSGADRLENAGRAGIPQIVAPGAVDMVDFPAWLGIPNELSDRPFHAHNRLLASATSGAADRRRIAHAIAEKLAGASAPVAFVLPAGGIQQWDREGEALHDPDALAAFVDAMRSAVRPPVELHEIKDHINSATFNETVLGIFDRWVAAGIVRPGRGTVAA, from the coding sequence ATGCCCGAGATCACGCAGCCCCGTATTCTTCTGATCGGCACTGGAGACACCAAGGCCGACGAACTGCTGTTCATGAGCGCGTGCATCGCCCGCGCCGGCGGCACAACCATCATGATGGACATCAGCGTGCTCGGCGATCCGCCATACCAGCCCGCTCATGACAAGCACGCGGTGGCGTCCGCTGCGCAGACCACGATCGCGGCAATTGTGTCCAGCGGCGATGAAAACTCCGCGATGTCGCTGATGGCGATTGGCGCTGCCAATCTGGCGCGCGAACTCGCGGAGCGCGATGCCATCGACGGCGTGATTGCGATCGGCGGCACGATGGGTACCGACCTCGCGCTCGACGTCGCACAGGCGCTGCCGCTCGGCCTGCCGAAGCTGATCGTCTCGACCGTCGCCTTCTCGCATCTGATCCCGCCCGAGCGCGTCGCCGCCGATCTGATGATGATCCTGTGGGCCGGCGGCCTCTATGGCCTCAACGGCACTTGCACCGCCGTGCTGTCGCAAGCCTGCGGCGCGATCGTCGGCGCGGCAAAGAGCGCCATCAAGCCGAGCCGGGACCGGCCGGTCGTTGCGATCACCTCGCTCGGCAAGAGCTGCCTGCACTACATGGTGGAGCTCAAGCCGCAACTCGAGCAGCGCGGCTATGAAGTGGTTGTCTTCCACACCACAGGCATGGGTGGCCGTGCCATGGAGTCGATCGCAGCCCAGGGCGGCTTTGCCGCGGTGCTGGACCTCAGCCTGCAGGAGGTCGCCAATCAGCTCACCGGCTCGGTGGTCAATTCAGGCGCCGACCGGCTGGAGAATGCGGGCAGAGCCGGCATTCCGCAGATCGTCGCCCCCGGGGCGGTCGACATGGTCGACTTCCCGGCATGGCTCGGGATTCCGAACGAGCTGTCGGATCGGCCGTTCCACGCGCACAACCGGCTGCTCGCATCGGCGACATCGGGAGCCGCCGATCGCCGCCGGATCGCCCACGCGATTGCGGAGAAGCTCGCCGGCGCCAGCGCACCCGTCGCCTTTGTGCTCCCCGCCGGCGGCATCCAGCAATGGGACCGCGAAGGCGAAGCCCTGCACGATCCCGACGCCCTCGCCGCCTTTGTGGACGCGATGCGGTCGGCGGTCCGGCCGCCGGTCGAGCTGCACGAAATCAAGGACCACATCAACAGCGCGACATTCAATGAAACCGTGCTCGGCATCTTCGACCGGTGGGTCGCTGCCGGCATTGTCCGCCCCGGCCGCGGAACGGTTGCCGCATGA
- a CDS encoding HAD-IA family hydrolase, whose protein sequence is MTRPLAQALVLDFGGVISKTLFETHDLTERALGLAPCTLKWLGPFAPDSDPLWAAMQRGEISERDYWLTRSREVGRMVGEDWRDMETFVKRARGADPDTVIRPEAVRAITLAADAGFRLAILSNELDLFYGAEFRTRLCILKRFDTIVDATYTRILKPDPRAYQSVLDELALEAEDCVFVDDQRRNITGAAACNMRTVLFDVRNPAASYSEALRHFGLQFD, encoded by the coding sequence ATGACGCGACCGCTCGCCCAGGCGCTGGTGCTCGACTTCGGCGGTGTCATCTCGAAGACCCTGTTCGAGACCCATGACCTGACCGAGCGCGCGCTCGGGCTCGCACCGTGCACGCTGAAATGGCTCGGACCATTTGCCCCCGACAGCGATCCGCTCTGGGCCGCGATGCAGCGCGGCGAGATTTCCGAACGCGACTACTGGCTGACCCGCAGCCGCGAGGTCGGGCGCATGGTCGGCGAGGATTGGCGCGACATGGAAACCTTCGTGAAGCGCGCGCGCGGCGCCGATCCCGACACCGTGATCCGGCCCGAGGCGGTGCGCGCGATCACCCTCGCCGCCGACGCCGGGTTCCGGCTTGCGATCCTCTCGAACGAGCTCGACCTGTTCTATGGTGCGGAGTTCCGCACCCGCCTCTGCATCCTGAAGCGCTTCGACACCATCGTCGACGCGACCTATACCAGGATCCTGAAACCCGATCCGCGCGCCTATCAAAGCGTGCTGGACGAACTGGCGCTGGAAGCAGAAGATTGCGTCTTCGTCGACGACCAGCGTCGCAACATCACGGGCGCCGCCGCGTGCAACATGCGCACGGTGCTGTTTGACGTGCGCAATCCAGCCGCGTCCTACAGCGAGGCGCTGCGGCATTTCGGGCTGCAATTCGACTAA
- a CDS encoding aminotransferase class III-fold pyridoxal phosphate-dependent enzyme has protein sequence MRDRNFLVENNAKPIWHPMAHPAEMRAQPPRIVMKGEGVNVTDIDGNTVIDAVGGLWNVNLGYSCDPIKKAIADQLSALPYYSGFRGTSSGPSIELAYELTEWFKPEGMVRAFFTSGGSDSVETALRLARQYWKIKGQADRTKFLALKKGYHGTHFGGASVNGNANFRRNYEPMLPGVFHIPAPSTYRNPFNETDPTRLAQLCAAAMEEEIAFQGGDTIAAFIMEPVLGAGGVIVPPDSFMKLAREICDRHGILMIADEVVTGFGRTGAWSGSRLWGVKPDMMTMAKAITSGYFPLGATLIGEQVAETFETDTTAFGSIGHGYTYSGHPVGCAAGLAALAETRRLKLDENAAARGEDLAHALAALKAKHQLVGDVRGKGLMAALELVADRDSKKPADKKTMAKVADSAYEARVMLRVSGNNLILSPPLILTSLDVKAIADGIDAGLSAVG, from the coding sequence ATGCGCGACAGAAACTTCCTGGTTGAAAACAACGCCAAGCCGATCTGGCATCCGATGGCCCATCCCGCCGAGATGCGGGCGCAGCCGCCGCGGATCGTGATGAAGGGCGAAGGCGTCAACGTCACCGACATCGACGGCAACACCGTGATCGATGCCGTCGGCGGCCTGTGGAACGTCAACCTCGGCTACAGCTGCGATCCGATCAAGAAGGCGATCGCCGACCAGCTCAGCGCGCTGCCGTATTATTCGGGCTTCCGCGGCACCTCGAGCGGTCCGTCGATCGAGCTCGCCTACGAGCTCACCGAATGGTTCAAGCCGGAAGGCATGGTTCGCGCCTTCTTCACGTCGGGCGGATCGGACTCGGTCGAGACCGCGCTGCGGCTTGCGCGGCAATACTGGAAGATCAAGGGCCAGGCCGACCGCACCAAGTTCCTTGCGCTGAAGAAGGGCTATCACGGCACCCATTTCGGCGGCGCGTCGGTCAACGGCAACGCCAATTTCCGCCGCAACTATGAGCCGATGCTGCCCGGCGTATTCCATATCCCGGCGCCGTCGACCTATCGCAATCCCTTCAACGAGACCGATCCCACCAGGCTCGCGCAGCTTTGCGCGGCGGCGATGGAGGAAGAGATCGCGTTCCAGGGCGGCGACACCATCGCGGCCTTCATCATGGAGCCGGTGTTAGGGGCCGGCGGCGTGATCGTGCCGCCGGACAGCTTCATGAAGCTGGCGCGCGAGATCTGCGACCGGCACGGCATCCTGATGATCGCCGACGAGGTCGTCACCGGGTTCGGGCGCACCGGCGCATGGTCGGGTTCGCGTCTGTGGGGCGTCAAGCCTGACATGATGACGATGGCCAAGGCGATCACCTCGGGCTATTTCCCGCTCGGCGCGACGCTGATCGGCGAGCAGGTCGCGGAAACCTTCGAGACTGATACGACCGCGTTCGGTTCGATCGGCCATGGCTACACGTATTCGGGCCATCCGGTCGGCTGCGCCGCGGGCCTTGCCGCGCTCGCCGAGACCCGCCGCCTCAAGCTTGACGAGAATGCCGCCGCGCGCGGTGAGGACCTTGCGCATGCGCTGGCCGCGCTCAAGGCCAAGCACCAGCTGGTCGGCGACGTCAGGGGCAAGGGCCTGATGGCCGCGCTCGAGCTGGTCGCCGATCGCGACAGCAAGAAGCCCGCCGACAAGAAGACGATGGCGAAGGTGGCAGATAGCGCCTACGAGGCCCGCGTGATGCTGCGCGTCTCGGGCAACAACCTTATCCTGTCCCCGCCCCTGATCCTCACCTCATTGGATGTGAAGGCGATCGCCGATGGGATCGACGCCGGCCTCTCAGCGGTCGGCTGA
- a CDS encoding tyramine oxidase yields the protein MALVFRGCGSALAGLVAMTMAAPLPAQAERRMWPQAAATHPMDGLTTDEIRSVTEILRGAGKLDDAARVVSMTVDEDPKDEVRAWKPGQPFARRANATLLSSGHLYEAHIDLAARSLLGLDEIRDHEAALTTDELMSAGDLPKQDPRWIAAMAKRGITDFRNVMCLPLSVGPVSDPALKGRRLLNVPCVDTTGAANNLWGKPIENLVAQVDLKSRTVLSVTDLGVVPPPPQTPSHAYADSGKYRKPPKPIEITAPEGSNVKVEGGQVHWDNWSFHVRLEPRVGAVLSLIRYDDHGTFRDIAYQISASEMFVPYMDPAPTWSFRAYMDIGEYGFGVLSSELLRGIDCPEGAHFLDLTISDTKGMPVVSKGAVCIFERPTGDPIWRHSELINNTAEVRPNNELVVRMAPVVGNYDYLVDYVFDRAGNIDVRLGAYGIDATKGVASRTLSDPTAKQDTAYGTLVDERLLAVNHDHYMTFRIDMDVDGTSNRLVEDRFSVRRLDEGQRKSLWQVDTRPVATEGPITTPLSAAQFRIESTGKTNSRGYRTSYQLMPGHSDVSLLAKDDPIQLRAGFSAYTLWTSAYAKDERYAAGMYPNENPEVDGLPKWTAAKRPIEDRDLVLWYTVGFRHVPRAEDWPVMPGLWHGFRLRPFNFFDRNPALDVPPMVNAKDTTKDTK from the coding sequence ATGGCTCTGGTATTCCGGGGATGCGGATCGGCATTGGCCGGCCTGGTTGCGATGACGATGGCGGCGCCGCTACCGGCGCAGGCCGAGCGCAGGATGTGGCCGCAGGCGGCCGCGACGCACCCGATGGATGGGCTGACAACGGACGAAATCCGTTCCGTCACCGAGATCCTCCGCGGCGCCGGCAAGCTCGACGATGCGGCGCGGGTCGTCTCCATGACCGTCGACGAGGACCCCAAGGACGAGGTGCGGGCGTGGAAGCCCGGACAACCCTTCGCGCGGCGGGCGAATGCGACGCTGCTGAGTAGTGGACATCTCTATGAAGCGCATATCGATCTTGCCGCACGCAGCCTGCTTGGCTTGGATGAGATCAGGGATCACGAGGCCGCACTGACCACCGACGAGCTGATGTCGGCCGGTGATCTGCCGAAGCAGGACCCGCGCTGGATCGCCGCGATGGCCAAGCGCGGCATCACCGATTTCCGCAACGTCATGTGCCTGCCGCTGTCGGTCGGTCCGGTGAGCGACCCGGCCCTGAAAGGCCGCCGCCTGCTCAACGTTCCCTGTGTCGACACGACCGGCGCCGCCAACAATCTCTGGGGCAAGCCGATCGAGAATCTGGTCGCGCAGGTCGATCTCAAGAGCAGGACGGTGCTGTCGGTGACCGATCTCGGCGTGGTGCCGCCGCCGCCGCAGACGCCGTCGCACGCCTACGCCGACTCCGGAAAATACCGCAAGCCGCCGAAGCCGATCGAGATCACCGCGCCCGAGGGCAGCAATGTGAAGGTGGAGGGCGGCCAGGTCCACTGGGACAACTGGTCGTTCCATGTCCGTCTCGAGCCGCGCGTCGGCGCGGTGCTGTCGTTGATCCGCTACGACGACCACGGCACGTTCCGCGACATCGCCTATCAGATATCCGCGAGCGAGATGTTCGTGCCCTATATGGATCCGGCGCCGACCTGGTCGTTCCGCGCCTATATGGATATCGGCGAATACGGTTTTGGCGTGCTCTCCAGCGAATTGCTGCGCGGCATCGATTGCCCCGAAGGCGCGCATTTCCTCGATCTGACGATCTCGGACACCAAGGGCATGCCGGTTGTCTCCAAGGGCGCGGTCTGCATCTTCGAGCGCCCGACCGGCGATCCGATCTGGCGCCACAGCGAGCTCATCAACAACACCGCCGAGGTGCGGCCGAACAATGAGCTGGTGGTGCGGATGGCGCCGGTGGTCGGCAATTACGACTATCTGGTGGACTACGTGTTCGACCGCGCCGGCAACATCGACGTGCGGCTCGGCGCCTACGGCATCGATGCAACCAAGGGCGTGGCGAGCCGGACCTTGAGCGATCCGACGGCGAAGCAGGACACGGCCTACGGGACGCTGGTCGACGAGCGGCTGCTGGCCGTCAATCACGATCACTACATGACATTCCGGATCGACATGGACGTCGACGGCACCTCGAACCGGCTGGTCGAGGATCGTTTCAGCGTCCGCCGGCTGGATGAGGGCCAACGCAAGAGCCTCTGGCAGGTCGACACCAGGCCGGTCGCGACCGAAGGGCCGATCACGACGCCGCTGAGCGCGGCGCAGTTCAGGATCGAAAGTACGGGCAAGACCAACAGCCGCGGCTATCGCACCAGCTATCAGCTGATGCCCGGACACTCCGACGTCTCGTTGCTCGCCAAGGACGATCCGATCCAGCTGCGCGCGGGCTTCAGCGCCTACACGCTATGGACCTCGGCCTACGCCAAGGACGAGAGATATGCCGCAGGCATGTACCCGAACGAGAATCCTGAGGTCGATGGCTTGCCGAAATGGACCGCCGCAAAGCGGCCGATCGAGGACCGCGACCTCGTGCTGTGGTACACGGTCGGCTTCCGCCACGTGCCGCGCGCCGAGGATTGGCCGGTCATGCCGGGCCTTTGGCATGGCTTCCGGCTCCGTCCGTTCAACTTCTTCGATCGCAATCCCGCGCTCGACGTGCCGCCGATGGTGAATGCCAAGGATACCACCAAGGACACCAAATGA
- a CDS encoding branched-chain amino acid ABC transporter permease → MTQMPTRTILLACAIVLVAAIAGAPFVLNEGILRLATECLLLLTMAQMWNLLAGYAGLVSLGHQVFIAFGAYALFLTSGWLEVTPIWVLPVAPLVAAAVAAIIAFPLFRLRDAYFSIAMWVFAEIIGAFTMKSQAVGGTSGVPLATSKLIDFDWFEPTMFWLAGGLTLVTIAALYKMMTSSFGLGLMSVRDNDLAAMSVGVDVRHNRFIAFVLSAAGCGLAGALSFMGNLFIAPLAAFDVNWSVYMMFIVIIGGIGTLEGPILGVIIFFGLRELMTGPLGLSGGWYLVGLGIIAVVVMIVAPRGIWPALRDRLGVRLLDVHRAAPRPAAATILPGASERVTG, encoded by the coding sequence ATGACGCAGATGCCGACACGGACAATTCTCCTCGCCTGTGCCATCGTGCTCGTCGCTGCTATCGCCGGCGCGCCCTTCGTGCTGAACGAGGGCATCCTGCGGCTCGCGACCGAGTGCCTGCTGCTGCTGACGATGGCGCAGATGTGGAACTTGCTGGCGGGCTATGCCGGGCTGGTGTCGCTCGGCCATCAGGTCTTCATCGCCTTCGGCGCCTATGCGCTGTTCCTGACCTCCGGCTGGCTCGAAGTCACCCCGATCTGGGTGCTGCCGGTGGCGCCGCTGGTGGCCGCTGCCGTCGCGGCGATCATCGCCTTTCCGCTGTTCCGGCTGCGCGATGCCTATTTCTCGATCGCGATGTGGGTGTTCGCCGAGATCATCGGCGCCTTCACGATGAAATCGCAGGCGGTCGGCGGCACGTCGGGCGTGCCGCTCGCCACCAGCAAGCTGATCGATTTCGACTGGTTCGAGCCGACCATGTTCTGGCTCGCCGGCGGCCTGACGCTGGTCACGATCGCCGCGCTGTACAAGATGATGACCTCGAGCTTCGGCCTCGGGCTGATGAGCGTGCGCGACAATGACCTCGCCGCGATGAGCGTCGGGGTCGACGTCCGGCACAATCGCTTCATCGCCTTCGTGCTGTCGGCGGCGGGATGCGGGCTTGCGGGTGCGTTGAGCTTCATGGGCAATCTGTTCATCGCGCCGCTGGCGGCCTTCGATGTCAACTGGTCGGTCTACATGATGTTCATCGTGATCATCGGCGGCATCGGGACGCTGGAGGGCCCGATCCTCGGCGTCATCATCTTCTTCGGCCTGCGCGAGCTGATGACCGGGCCGCTCGGCCTGTCCGGCGGCTGGTATCTGGTCGGGCTCGGCATCATTGCCGTCGTCGTGATGATCGTGGCGCCGCGCGGCATCTGGCCCGCCTTGCGCGATCGCCTCGGCGTGCGGCTGCTCGATGTCCACCGTGCCGCGCCACGGCCGGCCGCGGCCACCATCCTGCCGGGCGCATCGGAACGGGTTACCGGATGA